The DNA segment GACGGGACCCGCTCGGCCTCGGACGGCTCCTGGACCGCGGCCAGCCGCCACCCGGGCGGGGCGGCCGCGCTGGCCGTCGACGGCCACGTCGCCTTCGTCGGAGAATCCACGGCGCGCGAGATCTGGCGGGCGCTCGGGACCCGGGCCGGCGGCGAGGTCGTCCCCCCGGCGGAATGATCGGCTCCCGCAGCCCGAGGGATCGCCGGAACGGGCCGCGACGACGGCGAGGGCGAGGGCGAGGCGGCGACCCCGACTATAGGCCGGACCGACTCGACGTTCGACGGTCCGGGGCCCGTCGTAAGTCGGGCCGACCCTCGGCCATGCCGCGCCCTCGGTCGGACATGAAGAAGGGCGGGACGGTACGTCGACCCTGAGCTCCGCAGCCGGCGGCTCCAGCGCCGCGGAACATACATAACGATCGACGCATTTACACGTCCAAGAACTTGACAGCTACTATCGGACCCAGACGATAGGGCCCGAATACGCACCTGTTACGGGATCGAGGGCCCGATCTGGCAAACGTCCGATCTTGGGGTTTATGTTCAATGATGTGCAAATGTATCGATCATACCGGTCGTTTCACGATGCTTGGGCCCCCGGGATCGGAGGCGCGGCGAAGTCCCGGGGCGACCGTCGGACGGGCCGACTCTATCGGTAGGACGCACAATCGAGCGAATTGGGGGCGCCCTCCGGCGCGGAAGGCGCCGTCGCGATGGACCGGCCTCCAACCCGACTCGTCTCCGATGGCGGGGCCGCGGGGCCTGGAGCGCCTCTCTGCTCCGAAGTCCGTCGGACCATCCATCCCGCGATTCGAACGGCAAAGTCCGCGGTCAAGGGCCGGGCGTTACGACCCGATCCTCGGGACGCCCCGCCCTCAGCTCGGCGAGCAGCGCCTCGAAGTCTTCGTCGGACTTGATGGCGTCGAAGTCGATGTCCGACGCGATCATGTCGGGATTCTGGTGGCCGCCGGCGAGCGCTTCCCGCAGGCTCGCGACGGCTCGTGCGGTGAAGTTCGCGCGGCGGGACCGCTCCTCCGGGGCGAGGTCGGTCTTTCCTGGAGCGACCAGATCGGCGCAGATGGCGCGTACGCACGCGCGATTATAGGGATCCAGGGCGGCGGAATCGGCGATGGATTCGAAGAGTCGGCGTGCTCGATCGAGCGACTGCGACGCCTCCTGGACGCGACCGGACGCCAGATGGATCCGGCCCGTCTCGTAGAGAATGTATCCGAGGTCGCGCTCGGCCCAGACGCCTCCGTCGTTCTTCCGCCGGCGCGCCTCGGCGTACGCGAGGGCCTTTCGGTAATGTTGGAGGGCCTCGTCCGGTTCGCCGAGACGGGCGAGCACCCGAGCCAGCTCGTTCTCATAAAACGCGACCGTGGCACGCGCCGTCTCCAGGCCCGGGTTGTCGCGGGCGATCGCTTCAGACAGATCCAACGCGCGGCGGAAGGCGGCTCGCGCGTCTTCCGTACGGCCGGTCAACCGGTAATGAGTCCAGCCGATGCCGTGCAAGGAGTTGGCCACGCCCCACCGATGGTTGACGTCGTCGGGATGGTCGCGGGCCAGTCCCTCGCTCAGCGCGAGCGATCGCTGGAACGCCGCGAGAGCCTCGGCCGAGCGCCCGCAGTCGCGTTGCCGCGCGCCGATGCTGCGAAGGGCGCCGGCCAGTCGCGACCTGTAATCGGCGACGTCGGGGTAGTCGCGGATGAGATGTTCGAATATGGCCAACTCCTGCTCCGTCGAGCGCAGCGACTCGGAGGTCGATCCCGCGGTATACAACCTCTCCGACCAGACCCCGTAGCCGATGCCCAGCTCCTTCCGATACTCGGGCACGTCGGGATGCTCGCGGACGACCTGTTTGCGGATTTCGAGGGAACGCTCATGGGAGCGACGAGCGTCCGCCTCGCGTCCAAGCGCCGCCTGCTGGTTTCCGAGGTCGTTCAGGCACATCGCGAGCTTGTAGGCGTAGCGCTCGACCGTCGGGTGCTCGCCGCTGAGCCGATCGTACATCTGCGTCGCCCGCTCGAAGCAGGGCATCGCCTCCGTCGCCGACTCGACGTCCATCGTGACGAACCCGACGCGGTACCAGGCCTCGGCCGCCTCGGCCCGCACCGATGGATCGTCGGCGTGCTCGTCGAGAAACTCCTGGTAGTACCTCCGAGACGATTCGAGGAGCTCCTTGCGGAGCGGTTGCAGCCCGGGGACGTTGAGGAGCTTGCTCTCGCTGACCTTGGTGAAATACTCGTCGACCGCCTGGCGGGCCTTCTGGAAGTTGGCCTCCGCGGCCAGCCGCAGCTGGTCGGCCCGGCGCCGCTCGGCGTCGGTCCGGGCGTTCGCCCGGCCCAGGAGGACGGTCCCGGCGGCGAGCCCGACCACGGCCGCGAGGAGCAGCGTCGCCGCCCCCGCCACGAGCGGCCGGTGCCGGCGCGCCCAGCGGCCGGCCCTCGTCGCGAATGGCTCCCGGTAGCCGGCCACCGGCTCGTCGGCCATCCATCGCTCGAGATCCTCGGCCAGCGCCCGGGGCGAGCGGTAGCGGTCGCCCGGCTCCAGGGCCATGGCCTTGAGGCAGACGGCCTCCAGCGCCCGATCGATCGTCGGATCGAGCTTGCGCGGCGGCGCGAACTCGCCCTTCTGGACCGCGCGCAGCGCCGCGCCCACGTCGTCGTCCTCGACCGACGGCCGCCCCGTCAGCAAGCAGTACAGGGTGGCCCCGAGGCTGTACACGTCGCTCCGCGGCCCGAGGTCCTCCAGGTCGCCTCGGGCCTGCTCCGGGCTCATGTAGGCCGGGGTGCCCAACGCACTTCCCGGCAGCGTCTCGGCGCTGCCGCTGGCCGGGCTGGGCGCCAGCGGACGCTCGTCCGGCGAACCGACGGCGTCGGTTCGCCCCTGGACCTTGGCCAGGCCCCAGTCGACCACCAGCGTCTCGCCGTGCCTGCCGATGATGACGTTGCCCGGCTTGAGGTCGCGGTGCAGGACGCCGCGGCTGTGGGCGTAGTCGATCGCGTTGCAGACGTCGAGGAACCGACGCAGGAGCTGGCGCAGCTCCAGCGACCGCCGCCCGGGGTCGTCCTTCGACGCCGCGTCGGCGTGGAACCGACCGATGGCTTCCTTCAGGGAGTCGCCGCGGATGAACCGCATGGCGTAATACGGGCGCCCGTCGCCGTAGGTCCCCAGCCCGTAGACCGGGACGATGCCGGGGTGCTCCAGCCCGCCGGTGATCTCGGCCTCCAGCAGGAAGCGGGCGCGGCTGGTCTGGTCGTCGGCGTGGCGGTCGAGGATCTGCTTCAGCGCCACCTCCCGGTTCAGTTCCGAGTCCATCGCCACGAAAACGGCGCCGAGCCCGCCCCGGGCGTGGGGACGCAGGACGCGGAATCGTCGGCCGTCGGAAGTGGCGGAGCCGACGGAGTAGTTGCTGGTGCGGTCGGCGTCGCCGTCCGGCTCGGCGCCGCCGCCGACTCGGGCGAGCGTGGCCTCGACCTGCGCCCCGCCCGCGGCGGCGAGGCTCTCGCGGGTCGATCGGTTCAGGTCGAGGGCGGCGAGGCTCTCCTCGGGGTCGCCGCCGTGGGCCGCCAGGTGCTCGCCCGCCAGGGCGTCGAGCAGGGAGCGGCGGGACGGGGAGAGGACCCCCTGCTCGACCAGCAGGTCGGCCATCGGGCGGTCGCCGCCGGCGGTCCAGACCGCGAAGGCGGCCACGAGCTGGTCGCGGGCGACCATCCCGTTCTGCAGGGCCAGCAGGCCGAAGAGCATGTCGCGCGGGGCGTCGTCGCGTGGTGGCATCGGCTCGGCTCCCGGCCCCCGGCATCGGGCGTTGCGACGCGCCTGGAAGCCCTGCCAGGCGTGGTCGCCGGCGCGGCTCTGCGAGGCCGACGCTCATGGTAAACGAATACAGCGCAAGAGCGGAAGTGGATGCCCGAAGAGGGGCCGGGCCTCCAGCCCGAGCCGGACGCCGCGCCTGTCATCGGATGCAGTCGCGAGAGGGGTTCAAGCCCCCTTTCGGGGCCATAAGACCGAGCATGGCCACCGTCCGATCTTGGCGATTATGTTCTTGCGGGTAGTTATGTGAGGCCTGTAGCGATTGCAGGTCGTCCTTCAGCCGCCTTAGGGTCTGTATCACAAATAGAGTAGGCGCAAGTACCTTTCGATCATGGCGGTTTTGACCATTCCGAGGTAGTGGCGGGCCAGCTTCTCGAAGCGCGTGGCCACGGCCCGGCATTCCTTTATCCAGCTCACGCACCGCTCGACCACGTTGCGGCGGCGGTAGCTGTCGGGGTCGAACTTCAAGGGCCGGCCACGGTGGTTGGCCTTCTGATCCGAACGCTGGGGGATGACGGCCCCGATCCCGCGGCGGCGCAGCCAGACGCGGATGCGGTCGTAGCTGTACCCCTTGTCGCCGGCCACGTTCGCGGGCCGGCTGCGGGGACGACCGACCCGCCGAGGCACGCGGACCGCGTCCATCACCCTCTCGAACTGCGTCGACTCGTGGCGTTGACCGGCGGTCACCTCGGCCGCGAGGGGAAGTCCGCGACCGTCCACGACCAGGTGGACCTTGGTCCCGAATCCGCCGCGCGAGCGGCCCAACGCATGGTCGTCGGGCTCGTCCGCGCCCCCTTTTTTCCGCCGCCGGCGGCCGCCCGGGAGGCTCGGATCGAGGTCCCGTCGATGCAGAAGAGGTCCCAGTCGACCCGCCCCTCCTCGTCCATCCGCATCTGCAACGCCTTGAGGATGCGATCGAACGTGCCGTCGCGGCTCCAGCGGCGGAATCGGCCGTAGATCGTCGACCAGGGGCCGTAGCGCTCCGGTACGTCCCGCCAGGGGCAGCCGGTGCGCAGCCGCCAGAGCAGGCCGTTGAGCACCTTCAGGTGGTCGCGCCACCTGCGGCCGCGGCCGCCGCCCTGGGGCAGAAGCCGGCTGATCGCCTCGAACTGGGCCTCCGTCAACTCGTGCCGTCTCATCTCCGACCCTCCTTGCTCTTCCCGAACAAGGTTCTACGAAGA comes from the Paludisphaera mucosa genome and includes:
- a CDS encoding serine/threonine-protein kinase, with amino-acid sequence MPPRDDAPRDMLFGLLALQNGMVARDQLVAAFAVWTAGGDRPMADLLVEQGVLSPSRRSLLDALAGEHLAAHGGDPEESLAALDLNRSTRESLAAAGGAQVEATLARVGGGAEPDGDADRTSNYSVGSATSDGRRFRVLRPHARGGLGAVFVAMDSELNREVALKQILDRHADDQTSRARFLLEAEITGGLEHPGIVPVYGLGTYGDGRPYYAMRFIRGDSLKEAIGRFHADAASKDDPGRRSLELRQLLRRFLDVCNAIDYAHSRGVLHRDLKPGNVIIGRHGETLVVDWGLAKVQGRTDAVGSPDERPLAPSPASGSAETLPGSALGTPAYMSPEQARGDLEDLGPRSDVYSLGATLYCLLTGRPSVEDDDVGAALRAVQKGEFAPPRKLDPTIDRALEAVCLKAMALEPGDRYRSPRALAEDLERWMADEPVAGYREPFATRAGRWARRHRPLVAGAATLLLAAVVGLAAGTVLLGRANARTDAERRRADQLRLAAEANFQKARQAVDEYFTKVSESKLLNVPGLQPLRKELLESSRRYYQEFLDEHADDPSVRAEAAEAWYRVGFVTMDVESATEAMPCFERATQMYDRLSGEHPTVERYAYKLAMCLNDLGNQQAALGREADARRSHERSLEIRKQVVREHPDVPEYRKELGIGYGVWSERLYTAGSTSESLRSTEQELAIFEHLIRDYPDVADYRSRLAGALRSIGARQRDCGRSAEALAAFQRSLALSEGLARDHPDDVNHRWGVANSLHGIGWTHYRLTGRTEDARAAFRRALDLSEAIARDNPGLETARATVAFYENELARVLARLGEPDEALQHYRKALAYAEARRRKNDGGVWAERDLGYILYETGRIHLASGRVQEASQSLDRARRLFESIADSAALDPYNRACVRAICADLVAPGKTDLAPEERSRRANFTARAVASLREALAGGHQNPDMIASDIDFDAIKSDEDFEALLAELRAGRPEDRVVTPGP
- a CDS encoding IS5 family transposase (programmed frameshift), with translation MRRHELTEAQFEAISRLLPQGGGRGRRWRDHLKVLNGLLWRLRTGCPWRDVPERYGPWSTIYGRFRRWSRDGTFDRILKALQMRMDEEGRVDWDLFCIDGTSIRASRAAAGGGKKGARTSPDHALGRSRGGFGTKVHLVVDGRGLPLAAEVTAGQRHESTQFERVMDAVRVPRRVGRPRSRPANVAGDKGYSYDRIRVWLRRRGIGAVIPQRSDQKANHRGRPLKFDPDSYRRRNVVERCVSWIKECRAVATRFEKLARHYLGMVKTAMIERYLRLLYL